The following DNA comes from Bacillota bacterium.
ATTATGCTAGATGGCAGAAAATGAAGGAATATCACCCTTGCTATGGTAAAAAGTGGATTGAAACTGACAGGGGTTTATATAACCTCGACGATAATTTCTATTCACTCAGCGGGGGCATACTTGAAAAAAGTGATTATTACGAATCCTTGGTAAGGGGATGATATTTCATGATAAACGAAAATAAAGTTAGTATACTTCTGAATAATTATGAAATTGAGGACTATGGTCAATTGTTGCCAATAACAAGCGGCACTGCTAATAAGAGCTACCTGTTAAAAGATTGTAAAGGATTATATACAGGCAACCTAGTAATAAGAATAAGAAGCCTTAAGTATTCATCTGAACTTCAAATGCTTTTTGAAGAGGAGTATTTAAGGCATGTATATTCTAAAGGAATTCCTGTACCTGTACCATTAAGAGGCAAAAATGGACAGTGCTGGTACAATGTGGACGGCAATGCATATCAAATATATCCTTTTATTGATGGCGGAGATTTTGATTGTAATAGTGACAGCAATGTAGCAGAAGGGGGAACTTTCCTAGGAAAGCTACATACTGCTGTAAGTGATTTTATGCCGGTAAACGAAAGGTATTTACCACGGTATGACAGTCCGGATGTAATTATGGATGCTCTTAACAAAACTGTGGAAAAAAATTGGTCTAAAATAACCGGAGAAGAAAAAAGAGTTCTTGAATTTATTATAGAACAAACCATGCTGATAGAAGAGAATGTGCCTGACCGGGTATATGACAGTTTGCTCAAGTTGATAATACATGGTGATTACCATCCTGCTAATGTAAAATATAAAGACGGGAAAATTTGCGGACTCTTTGATTTTGACTGGGTAAGCAGACAACCCCGTATAAGGGATATAGTAGACGGTATTATTTATTTTTCTTCAAAAAGAGATGAAAATATAAAAGGGGATAATATATTTTCCTTAACATCGGGGTATATTATGGATTTACGGAGAATTAAAACATTTTTTGATGCCTATAATAAAAGCGTTAACTTAACTCTTTCTCCCCAAGAAATAAATTGCATACCATACCTTATATGTGCAAGATTAATTCATAGTAGAGTGCAGGCATTGCCTAAAATACCTGAAAACCAGGCTGTAAAAATGTTAACCTATGAAATGGAAGAAATATTAAACTGGGTAAATAATAACAAGGATGAGATTATACGTATTGATGAGCTTGCAGAATAATATTGAAAAACTAATCGTAGGGGGTGCAGATGTGTATAAACCGAAGGTTGCCATTATAGGATGTGGGAATTTTGGACGGTTGCATTCAAATACCATAAAGAAGCTCGATAATTTTGAAATACTGGCTTACGCCGATATAAACAGGGATGCAGCAGAATACTGCTGCAAACAGTATTCTGCAAAATATTACTGTGAAGATTACAGGAGAGTGCTTGATGACAAGGATATTGATGCCGTATTTGTATGCACAACCCACGACTCACACTACACTATTGGAATTGATGCTATTGCAGCAGGCAAGCATGTATTCATGGAAAAACCTCTTGCGTTGACTCCCGCACATTGTGACAGTATAAAGAAAGCTATTGAGGGTACAGGATTGAAATTTATGGTAGGACATAAAATGAGGTTTCAGCCAAATATAAAGAAAGTGAAGGCTGAAGTAAAACGGCCTATGATAATAGTTGCACAGATGATGGATAACAGGTGGCCAGATAATATATGGCCTCAAGATCCAGTAAAAGGTGGAGGAAATGTACTATCACAGGGATGCCATATATTCGATCTTATAACATACATTGCGGGCGACTGGCCGGATACGGTGTATGCTGAAGGAGGTACACTTAACCATTCAAATACAACCATTATTGACAACATAGTAGCTACAGTACGGTTCAAAAACAGAGTTATTGCTAGTGTTGCTATAGGGGATGCCGGGTGCAACAAGTTCACATCAAAGACGATGTTACAGGTTTTTACAGGCAATGGATGTATTAACCTTTCAAATGCACTGCATAAGTATTCGAGATATGAGGGACAAGATGTTGTTGAGGAGTTTGAACTAACTGGTGATTATACGGATATGACAGCAGATCCTCAGGGATTTTATGCGGAAGTTAAAGAATTTTATCAATGTATTGTAGATGGGAAGGAACCTTTAGTAGGAGTGGTGGAGGGGTCGAATGCTGTTAAAATGGTCCATGCAGCTTTTGAATCCATTCGAACGGGATGTGTACAGAAAATGGGATGATATTACTTTCTATGTAGTAATAGATGCAGTAAGAGAAAAAAGTACTGCTCATAAAAATTTGAAAAGCTGAACCTGTGGATACGAATAGGGGGTAAAGAAATATGAATAAAACTTTTTTCGTTGATGTAGATAAGAGTAGAATTACTTCGGACAGGGAATTAGAAAAGAACAACATTAAACTCAATATTAAAGCGGATTCTTTTACAGGAGGAGAAAGATATAGTATTGAACTTGAAAACACCGGAGACAGAGAACTGAGCATAGGAAAAGCAGGTGTCATCTTTAATGGTGTGAAATCTGCGGAAACTAGACAGTGGAGAATCTTTACTGACCTAGGCATGTGCGGTTGGGCAGGTGTAAAACGAATTGATTACACTGAAGAAAATATACAAATGGGAGTTATTTGGGAACAAAAAACCTGTGATGCGAAAGAAGACTTCATAATTTTTCACAGAAGTGACTTACAGACTGTTGTGTGGGATGCTGCAAGCGGAGAAGCAATACTTTTTGGGTTTTTAAGGCAGAGGAAAGGACCTAATAAAATTGATATTGTACCGTCGGATGATAAAAAGAATATCGACCACATAACGGCATGGCAACAGATTGGATGTGAACTGGAGCCTGGAAAAAAGATATGTCTTGATACTCTTGTCATATATTATGGAAATGACCCTTATATCTTACTTGAAAATTTTGCAGTAGAAGTTGCAAACAACCATGGTAAAAAGTTTGACTTCCCTCCTGTGGTTGGAATGATGACATGGTACGGTTACCGTACGGCAGTAGATGAGCAGATTGTCCTGGAAAATGCAAAAATAATCAGTGAAATATTCAACGGCTATCCGCAAAAAATGAAAACTATAATGCTCATTGACCACGGCTGGCAGGATGATGCCAACTGGGGGTATTTTACACATGATAGAAGGAGATTTCCCCACGGATTAAAATGGCTTGGGGAGCAAATGGAGAAATACGGGGTGAAGCTTGGTATTTGGCATACCCCTTTCTGTATTTCCAGAAATGCTGCAAATTATAACAGTTTGATAGACTTAATGGTAAGGGACGACAAAGGGGAAATTCAGCAAGGAGTTGCGTGTGTTTGGGGAGACCTTCCAGGCCATAGTACGGGCAACTGGCCTATAAACTTTTTTGACGGAGATAATGAAGAAGTCCAGAAGAGATGGCAGCAAGAAATGAGTCAGTTAAAAGAGTGGGGGGTTGTGTATTGCAAGATGGATTTTTTTGCATTGCAGACATCACAAAATAAGAAAAAACACATAAATATTGGTGACCTTTATGCAAAAACATGGGAATCTTTTAGAAAAGGTACGGGGGAAGATATGCACATTGCACCGTGCTCCTGTTCCACCAATTTACAGTTGGGATATTGTGATTCAGTAAGGATAGGTTCTGACATAGGCAATTCGGGACACTGGCCGGGAGCTTATGAACAATTTCGTTATGGTTTATCAACAGTTGCGGCATTATGGTACAAAAACAGGAAATTTTGGATAAACGATGCAGATTCCATTCAGATTGCAAAGGGCTGTTCGCTTTCCGAGGCACGAGTCCGTGCCACTGTAGTTGCTTTAAGCGGAGGACATGTAATGTTGAGTGAGGACCTTCGTACAGTAGATAACCAACGTTTGGAGATAATCCGTAGAATTTTACCTGCCTATCCTGAAGCGGCCAAACCCATTAATATGTTTGAGAACCCATTCCCTGAAGGATATCCTTCCATGTGGTCTCTTACGCTATATACAGATTTTGGTAGGATGGTCGTACTTGCAGTATTTAACCTTACACAAAAGATGCAAATTTATGAAATAACTCCTCAAATGGTAGGAATGGAGCCCGGTAAAGAGTTTATTGCATTGGAATGGTGGCAGAACAAATGGATTGGCCGGTTTAAAGATAAGTTTACCGTTGAAGTGCCTGCTGAAGATGTAGCTGTTATACATGCTCAGCCGATAAAGGATGTCCCGACTGTTGTGTCCGTATCTCATCACATTACAGGTGGATATATAATTGAAAATGTTACTTTTGATGTGGAAAGTGGAATACTTAAAGCTGAACTTGTCACCAAAGTAGGAATGCCCATGGTGGTTTTTGGATATGTTCCGGAAGGATGGGAACTGGAAAGGAATGAAAGAAGTCATGCTATAATAAACTCTCTTAGGGGCTGGCAGAAAGAGGTTGTAACTAAGGATGAAAGGACACAGTTCTCTATTAAGTTTGAGAGAGTAGATGCTCAGCAAGTTGATATAAACCAGGCATAAATACTGAAAGAATAGCAACAGTTGGCATTATAGTGTTTGATGAAGGATTGAACCCTACTATATTTAAATAATTAGAAACTGAGAATAATTAGTGCTTTAATTTATTATTGTAGAAAGATTAATAAATGCATATTTAGGTTAATTATTACATATTTACATTGATCACATCGTTTGAGATAATTGAGGTGAAATTTCTATCTATAAGTTAGCATATGAGGAGTGTCATCTATATGAACTTTCACACTGAAAGACAGTTAAGTTTCAAGTCATCCAGGAAGACATATTTCAAAAAAATGTTTAAAAAGGCGTTACGTAATTATGATCTATACTTATTTCTACTCCCGTCGTTGGTATATATAATTATTTTTAATTATTGGCCCATGTACGGCGTCCAAATTGCATTCAAAGATTTTAACGTTGCACAGGGTATATGGGGAAGCCCGTGGGTGGGATTTGAACATTTTGAAAGGTTCTTCAGTACATATTATTTTTACAGGGTTATAAGAAATACTGTCGTTGTATCTTTATATGGTTTGGTTGCAGGTTTCCCTTTTCCTATAATGCTTGCACTTATGCTGAATGAAGTTAAAAACCAAACATTTAAAAGAGTTGTTCAAACTGTCACATATGCGCCTAATTTTATTTCAGTTGTTGTAATGGTAGGTATGATTCTTATATTCTTGCATCCGAGGTATGGCATGGTGAATACATTCATTAAAATGTTGGGTTTTAAGCCTGTAGATTTTATAAACAAGGCATATTTATTCAAGCACATCTATGTCTGGTCTGGCATTTGGCAACACACGGGATTTGGATCTGTTATATATTTTGCCGCCTTAACATCAGTAGATCCACAGCAGCATGAAGCAGCCATAATTGAAGGTGCCAGTAGACTACAGAGGATTTGGTATATAAATATACCTGTGCTTATTCCAATAGCTGTTATTTTACTTATATTAAATGCCGGAAGTATAATGTCAGTAGGGTTTGAAAAGATATTCCTCATGCAGAAGCCGCTGAATATGGAATCATCAGATGTAATATCTACATATGTTTACCGAATGGGACTTGTAAATGCAGAATATAGTTTTTCATCAGCAGTGGGCTTGTTTAACTCAGTGGTAAACGCTCTACTGCTGATAATTGTAAACTGGATAGCAAGACGCATGTCGGAAACCAGTCTATGGTAGAAAGGATTGTATGAAATGGACGGTAAATCTAATAAGATAAAAAAAGGCAAGGATGATTTGATATTTGAGTCAGTTAATAATTTTCTGGTTTTACTTGTTTTTATAATAGTATTGTATCCACTTGTATTTGTAGCAAGCGCATCTATAAGTAATCCTGACTTTGTAAACCAAGGAGAGGTAATATTACTTCCTAAAGGGATTACTTTTGAGGGATATTTGAGAGTTTTCTC
Coding sequences within:
- a CDS encoding Gfo/Idh/MocA family oxidoreductase — translated: MYKPKVAIIGCGNFGRLHSNTIKKLDNFEILAYADINRDAAEYCCKQYSAKYYCEDYRRVLDDKDIDAVFVCTTHDSHYTIGIDAIAAGKHVFMEKPLALTPAHCDSIKKAIEGTGLKFMVGHKMRFQPNIKKVKAEVKRPMIIVAQMMDNRWPDNIWPQDPVKGGGNVLSQGCHIFDLITYIAGDWPDTVYAEGGTLNHSNTTIIDNIVATVRFKNRVIASVAIGDAGCNKFTSKTMLQVFTGNGCINLSNALHKYSRYEGQDVVEEFELTGDYTDMTADPQGFYAEVKEFYQCIVDGKEPLVGVVEGSNAVKMVHAAFESIRTGCVQKMG
- a CDS encoding sugar ABC transporter permease, which produces MNFHTERQLSFKSSRKTYFKKMFKKALRNYDLYLFLLPSLVYIIIFNYWPMYGVQIAFKDFNVAQGIWGSPWVGFEHFERFFSTYYFYRVIRNTVVVSLYGLVAGFPFPIMLALMLNEVKNQTFKRVVQTVTYAPNFISVVVMVGMILIFLHPRYGMVNTFIKMLGFKPVDFINKAYLFKHIYVWSGIWQHTGFGSVIYFAALTSVDPQQHEAAIIEGASRLQRIWYINIPVLIPIAVILLILNAGSIMSVGFEKIFLMQKPLNMESSDVISTYVYRMGLVNAEYSFSSAVGLFNSVVNALLLIIVNWIARRMSETSLW
- a CDS encoding alpha-galactosidase; this translates as MNKTFFVDVDKSRITSDRELEKNNIKLNIKADSFTGGERYSIELENTGDRELSIGKAGVIFNGVKSAETRQWRIFTDLGMCGWAGVKRIDYTEENIQMGVIWEQKTCDAKEDFIIFHRSDLQTVVWDAASGEAILFGFLRQRKGPNKIDIVPSDDKKNIDHITAWQQIGCELEPGKKICLDTLVIYYGNDPYILLENFAVEVANNHGKKFDFPPVVGMMTWYGYRTAVDEQIVLENAKIISEIFNGYPQKMKTIMLIDHGWQDDANWGYFTHDRRRFPHGLKWLGEQMEKYGVKLGIWHTPFCISRNAANYNSLIDLMVRDDKGEIQQGVACVWGDLPGHSTGNWPINFFDGDNEEVQKRWQQEMSQLKEWGVVYCKMDFFALQTSQNKKKHINIGDLYAKTWESFRKGTGEDMHIAPCSCSTNLQLGYCDSVRIGSDIGNSGHWPGAYEQFRYGLSTVAALWYKNRKFWINDADSIQIAKGCSLSEARVRATVVALSGGHVMLSEDLRTVDNQRLEIIRRILPAYPEAAKPINMFENPFPEGYPSMWSLTLYTDFGRMVVLAVFNLTQKMQIYEITPQMVGMEPGKEFIALEWWQNKWIGRFKDKFTVEVPAEDVAVIHAQPIKDVPTVVSVSHHITGGYIIENVTFDVESGILKAELVTKVGMPMVVFGYVPEGWELERNERSHAIINSLRGWQKEVVTKDERTQFSIKFERVDAQQVDINQA
- a CDS encoding phosphotransferase; translated protein: MINENKVSILLNNYEIEDYGQLLPITSGTANKSYLLKDCKGLYTGNLVIRIRSLKYSSELQMLFEEEYLRHVYSKGIPVPVPLRGKNGQCWYNVDGNAYQIYPFIDGGDFDCNSDSNVAEGGTFLGKLHTAVSDFMPVNERYLPRYDSPDVIMDALNKTVEKNWSKITGEEKRVLEFIIEQTMLIEENVPDRVYDSLLKLIIHGDYHPANVKYKDGKICGLFDFDWVSRQPRIRDIVDGIIYFSSKRDENIKGDNIFSLTSGYIMDLRRIKTFFDAYNKSVNLTLSPQEINCIPYLICARLIHSRVQALPKIPENQAVKMLTYEMEEILNWVNNNKDEIIRIDELAE